One genomic region from Saprospiraceae bacterium encodes:
- the sucC gene encoding ADP-forming succinate--CoA ligase subunit beta, producing MNLHEYQGKDLLKKFNIPVQEGILATTEEEALLAYEKIAADTHSPVVVVKAQIHAGGRGKGGGVKVVKSKEQAQQVIPQILGMMLKTPQTPGGMTGAGKLVKKILITEDSFRPTFESCKEYYVSILTDREKKANVIIYSTEGGMDIEAVAEHTPELLYKEYVHPLVGLQAFQARNIAFNLGLEGDSFKNMVKFITNLYQAFVQSDATLFEINPCLRDGLGNIIAVDCKVSLDDNALFRHADLEALRDTDEEDPAEVEAKAYNLNYVALDGNVGCMVNGAGLAMATMDIIKLSGGEPANFLDVGGTADAARVEQAFRIILKDPAVRAILINIFGGIVRCDRVAQGVVDAYKNIGEIKVPIIVRLQGTNAELAKKIIDDSGLRVRSAILLKDAAALVKEALES from the coding sequence ATGAATCTTCACGAATATCAAGGTAAAGACCTCTTAAAAAAGTTTAATATTCCCGTTCAGGAAGGGATTCTCGCCACTACGGAAGAAGAGGCTCTCCTTGCATACGAAAAAATCGCAGCTGACACGCATTCACCAGTAGTCGTTGTAAAAGCTCAAATTCACGCAGGAGGACGAGGCAAAGGAGGCGGGGTCAAGGTCGTCAAGTCAAAAGAGCAGGCTCAGCAGGTTATACCCCAGATCTTAGGTATGATGCTCAAAACGCCACAGACACCCGGGGGCATGACTGGTGCTGGCAAATTGGTCAAAAAGATCCTGATCACTGAAGATTCCTTCCGACCCACCTTTGAGTCTTGCAAAGAATACTATGTCTCTATCTTAACAGATCGGGAAAAGAAGGCGAATGTGATCATCTATTCGACTGAAGGTGGCATGGATATCGAAGCAGTGGCAGAGCATACCCCAGAGCTTTTATACAAGGAGTATGTACATCCTCTGGTAGGACTACAAGCATTCCAGGCAAGAAATATTGCCTTTAATCTGGGACTGGAAGGGGACAGTTTTAAAAACATGGTTAAATTTATTACCAACCTATACCAGGCATTTGTCCAGTCTGATGCCACCTTGTTTGAAATCAACCCTTGTCTGAGGGATGGACTTGGCAATATTATCGCGGTCGACTGTAAAGTTTCTTTGGATGACAATGCCCTTTTTAGGCATGCAGACCTCGAAGCCCTTAGAGATACCGACGAAGAAGATCCGGCTGAAGTCGAAGCGAAAGCTTATAATTTGAATTATGTAGCGTTGGATGGAAATGTAGGGTGTATGGTCAATGGTGCTGGTCTCGCTATGGCTACCATGGACATCATCAAACTATCTGGTGGCGAGCCGGCCAATTTTCTTGATGTTGGAGGTACTGCAGATGCTGCCAGGGTCGAACAAGCTTTCAGAATTATTTTAAAAGATCCGGCAGTAAGAGCAATACTCATCAATATTTTTGGTGGCATCGTCCGATGTGATCGTGTGGCTCAAGGTGTCGTAGATGCTTACAAAAATATCGGCGAGATCAAAGTGCCTATCATAGTGAGACTTCAAGGGACAAATGCTGAATTAGCCAAAAAAATCATCGATGATTCGGGGCTCCGGGTTCGATCAGCCATTTTACTTAAAGATGCCGCCGCATTGGTAAAAGAAGCGTTAGAGTCTTAA
- a CDS encoding UbiD family decarboxylase has product MYDSLRQCVNDLDRLGEVVKIKTPVDPDLEISEIHRRIHDAQGPAILFENIIGSKFPGLSNLYGTTERIEYLFHKSIPLIKALGALRSDPSLLFKKPSTYLGPALKSRYALPRKIKHRHLAFECKIEDLPQIRSWPKDGGAFILLPQVLTLPPGSTNLMESNLGMYRIQLSGNQYIKNKEIGLHYQLHRGIGNHHRQYLDSDQPFKASIFIGGPPANALAAIFPLPEGMSELTFAGLLNGRRFPYSYHNGYYLSEQADFVITGTIDKSALKPEGPFGDHLGYYSLQHDFPVFKVDKVYHRTDAIWHFTVVGRPPQEDSYFGYLIHQLVQDLIPKEFPGLKQMHAVDAAGVHPLLLAIGKERYMPFRERRPEEILTIAHRILGSGQTSLAKFVLIAADDDPTLDTHDYSRFFDHLLSRLRFDRDLHFITQTTIDTLDYSGESWNAGSKIIMACHGAPIRSLLRTLPENFRLPGGFDDPTLFHSGILCVKASTFTNYQNEKHIIEIFAKEIQPNQLEGIAWIILVDDAHFTSSDWKNFLWVTFTRSNPAQDIYGVKSFTNFKHWGCHGPLIIDARIKPHHAPVLEVDPITSRAVDQLFAKGGPLYSMDKKENKTLPVMKVSPALPLDFVDRIRTQLGDQSEAFISSLTSPLATSVHLHPSKGENCLKEYLSNSVPWYSKGYYLSERPIFTLDPCFHAGGYYVQEASSMVIGQIFKALSEETITPKVLDLCAAPGGKSTLCLSGLEGRGLLVSNETIQSRVASLVQNIDKWGFSNVVVTSSDPEKFDALPNFFDVVLVDAPCSGEGLFRKDANSMAHWSKDLAHQCSLRQNRILQHAVQTLRPGGFLIYSTCTFNPEENIVQIQNLCKQQFEPLPLESLESADWVKISSGNAFGYQGYPHLIQGEGLFVSVLKKPPGEVSKHITSNRLDWLELPEAFKPFVDMGDHAAFFHKENYFAFPLDFVSDLEMLSSSLRIVKAGIKLGQLKNLEVIPDHHLALSSILHPGILSIEYNLDDAIHFLKKDILPNNTTTSGYYLAKYQGLALGWLKSVPYRLNNLYPLQNRIMGNFEKRKSN; this is encoded by the coding sequence GTGTATGATAGCCTTAGACAATGTGTAAACGACCTCGATCGCCTGGGCGAAGTCGTCAAAATCAAAACCCCCGTAGACCCTGATCTTGAAATATCAGAAATACATCGTCGGATACACGATGCTCAAGGCCCGGCGATTTTATTTGAAAATATCATCGGATCGAAATTTCCTGGCTTATCAAATCTGTACGGCACTACCGAGAGAATCGAATATTTATTTCATAAAAGTATTCCACTTATAAAAGCACTCGGGGCTTTGCGAAGCGACCCTTCGTTGTTGTTCAAAAAACCATCTACTTATCTTGGCCCAGCGCTCAAATCGAGGTACGCTTTGCCCAGAAAAATAAAGCATAGGCATCTGGCTTTTGAATGCAAAATTGAAGATCTTCCGCAGATCAGGTCCTGGCCTAAAGACGGAGGTGCCTTTATTTTGTTGCCCCAAGTGTTAACCCTTCCGCCCGGAAGTACCAATTTGATGGAATCCAACCTTGGCATGTATAGGATACAACTATCTGGTAATCAATACATTAAAAATAAGGAAATCGGTCTACACTATCAACTCCATCGAGGGATAGGTAATCATCATAGACAGTACCTCGACTCCGACCAACCATTTAAAGCAAGTATTTTCATAGGAGGTCCTCCTGCTAACGCTTTGGCTGCCATTTTTCCATTGCCCGAAGGCATGTCAGAGCTCACTTTTGCAGGGCTGCTCAACGGTCGAAGATTTCCTTATTCTTATCATAACGGGTATTATTTATCCGAGCAAGCTGATTTTGTCATTACCGGCACAATAGACAAATCTGCTTTAAAACCAGAAGGTCCTTTTGGAGACCACCTGGGATATTATTCACTACAACATGATTTTCCAGTATTCAAAGTAGATAAGGTCTATCATCGTACAGATGCTATATGGCATTTTACGGTGGTCGGCAGACCTCCTCAAGAAGACTCCTACTTCGGATATCTGATACACCAATTGGTGCAAGACCTGATCCCCAAAGAGTTTCCAGGATTGAAGCAAATGCATGCGGTGGATGCAGCTGGAGTGCATCCACTTTTGCTGGCTATTGGCAAAGAAAGATATATGCCTTTCCGGGAAAGACGACCCGAAGAAATACTGACCATTGCCCATCGTATCCTGGGTTCAGGTCAAACTTCGCTGGCCAAGTTTGTTCTGATAGCTGCAGATGATGACCCCACACTGGACACCCATGACTATTCACGGTTTTTTGATCACTTATTGAGCAGGCTTCGTTTTGACCGCGACTTACACTTTATCACTCAGACGACTATTGATACACTGGATTATTCCGGGGAGAGTTGGAATGCTGGCTCTAAGATTATTATGGCTTGCCATGGAGCACCTATTAGATCTTTACTCCGCACCCTACCTGAAAACTTCAGATTGCCAGGAGGATTTGACGACCCTACCCTTTTTCATTCCGGAATATTGTGCGTAAAAGCAAGCACATTTACCAATTATCAAAATGAAAAACATATTATTGAGATTTTTGCCAAAGAAATTCAGCCCAACCAATTAGAAGGGATTGCCTGGATAATACTGGTTGATGATGCGCATTTTACCTCCTCTGACTGGAAAAACTTTTTATGGGTGACCTTTACCCGTTCCAATCCCGCCCAGGACATTTATGGAGTAAAATCGTTTACCAACTTTAAACATTGGGGTTGTCACGGGCCATTGATCATCGATGCACGAATAAAACCACATCATGCACCTGTATTGGAGGTTGACCCGATAACTTCCAGGGCTGTCGACCAATTATTTGCCAAGGGTGGGCCTTTGTATAGCATGGATAAAAAAGAAAACAAAACCCTCCCGGTAATGAAGGTCTCCCCTGCATTGCCACTTGATTTTGTGGACCGGATCAGAACCCAACTTGGTGATCAATCTGAGGCTTTTATATCTTCTCTTACATCTCCCCTGGCGACTAGCGTGCACCTGCATCCCTCAAAGGGGGAGAATTGCCTGAAGGAATATCTTTCAAATTCGGTGCCCTGGTATTCCAAAGGATATTATTTAAGCGAGCGACCGATCTTCACTTTAGATCCATGCTTCCATGCAGGTGGATATTATGTACAAGAAGCTTCTTCGATGGTGATAGGCCAAATATTCAAAGCTTTATCGGAGGAGACGATTACACCGAAAGTGTTGGATTTATGTGCAGCACCAGGGGGTAAGAGCACTCTATGCCTGAGTGGATTAGAAGGCAGAGGGTTATTAGTCAGCAACGAAACCATTCAATCGAGAGTAGCCTCCCTGGTGCAGAATATAGATAAGTGGGGATTTTCAAATGTTGTCGTGACAAGTTCAGATCCTGAAAAGTTTGATGCCTTACCCAATTTTTTCGATGTCGTATTGGTAGATGCTCCATGTTCAGGGGAGGGGTTATTCAGAAAGGATGCAAATAGTATGGCACATTGGTCCAAAGACCTTGCACACCAATGCAGTTTGCGTCAAAACAGAATCTTGCAGCATGCTGTCCAGACCTTGCGTCCCGGTGGCTTCCTGATTTATTCTACATGTACTTTTAATCCTGAAGAAAACATAGTTCAGATACAAAATCTTTGTAAACAACAGTTTGAACCCTTGCCCCTGGAATCTTTGGAATCGGCTGATTGGGTCAAAATAAGCTCTGGAAATGCTTTTGGTTATCAAGGATATCCTCATTTAATTCAGGGTGAAGGTCTGTTCGTCAGTGTGCTCAAAAAACCGCCCGGCGAGGTATCCAAGCATATTACATCGAATAGATTGGATTGGTTGGAACTACCGGAAGCATTCAAACCATTCGTGGATATGGGGGATCATGCTGCTTTTTTTCATAAAGAAAATTATTTTGCCTTCCCTTTGGATTTTGTATCAGACCTGGAGATGCTCAGTAGTAGCTTAAGGATAGTAAAAGCGGGCATCAAACTGGGGCAATTAAAAAATCTTGAAGTCATACCGGATCATCATCTTGCGTTAAGTTCAATCTTACATCCAGGTATCCTTTCGATTGAATACAACCTGGACGATGCTATTCATTTTCTCAAGAAAGACATCCTCCCAAATAATACCACAACATCAGGATATTATCTGGCAAAATATCAGGGATTGGCGCTTGGATGGCTCAAATCTGTCCCATATCGGTTAAATAATTTATACCCTCTTCAAAATAGGATAATGGGTAATTTTGAAAAAAGGAAAAGTAATTGA
- a CDS encoding NAD(P)H-hydrate dehydratase — translation MKLFNAQQIREWDQATIIETPISSIELMEKAAIAFTDIFKRKYTPNRPVSVFCGMGNNGGDGLAIARILSMAGYDVRIWLADFGQDKSNDFLINLNRLPDFDHIPMFAVDMAEPPMLSPDELVIDALLGTGINRPVEGALEDLIHWLNSLHHTIVSVDIPSGLYADADCETAIKANHTITFQIPKISFLLPSYEQYTGTWETVDIGLIKGFAARTPSRYYLSEIELIRTLINKRKKFSHKGTYGHALLINGSYGKGGAAILAAKACLRSGVGLLTNHIPSNLYNILQTSVPEAMASLDEHEFYWSSLPKDIRKYTAIGVGCGIDQKESTERALLTLLSENDSRMVLDADAINLLARHPDWLHKLPAGTILTPHIKEFERLFGPSKSCFDRVEKLRKNACDYNLIIVLKGAHTAIGLPDGHIYFNNTGNPGMATAGTGDVLTGILTGLVAQGYDSQSAALIGTFIHGFAGDLAYKDSSYESLIASDIIKYMGHAFHTIFHG, via the coding sequence ATGAAACTATTTAATGCCCAACAAATCAGAGAGTGGGATCAGGCTACCATCATTGAAACTCCAATCAGTTCTATTGAATTGATGGAAAAAGCTGCTATCGCTTTTACCGATATATTTAAAAGAAAATATACTCCTAACCGACCAGTTTCAGTCTTCTGTGGCATGGGCAATAATGGAGGTGATGGACTCGCTATAGCCAGAATATTGAGTATGGCAGGTTATGATGTCAGGATCTGGCTAGCTGATTTTGGTCAAGACAAATCCAATGACTTTCTCATAAACCTGAACAGACTACCGGACTTTGACCACATCCCAATGTTTGCAGTCGATATGGCCGAACCACCCATGCTGAGCCCTGATGAGCTGGTCATAGATGCCTTACTCGGAACTGGGATCAACAGACCTGTAGAAGGTGCATTAGAAGACTTAATCCACTGGCTCAATTCACTTCATCATACTATCGTCTCTGTGGATATCCCTTCGGGCTTATATGCCGATGCAGATTGTGAGACTGCCATCAAAGCCAATCATACTATTACATTCCAAATCCCTAAGATCAGTTTTTTGTTGCCTTCGTATGAGCAATATACCGGCACTTGGGAAACAGTTGACATCGGACTTATTAAAGGTTTTGCAGCCAGAACACCATCCCGTTATTATTTATCTGAGATTGAACTGATTCGTACCCTCATCAATAAACGTAAAAAGTTTTCACATAAAGGTACCTATGGCCATGCCTTACTGATCAATGGCAGTTACGGCAAAGGCGGTGCAGCCATCCTGGCAGCCAAAGCTTGTCTCCGGAGCGGAGTTGGTTTGTTGACCAATCACATTCCAAGCAATTTGTATAACATTCTGCAAACTTCTGTGCCAGAGGCCATGGCATCTTTGGATGAACATGAATTCTATTGGTCTTCGCTTCCAAAAGATATCAGGAAGTATACCGCTATTGGGGTTGGATGCGGAATAGATCAGAAAGAATCTACCGAAAGAGCTTTGTTGACGCTCCTATCCGAAAATGATTCAAGAATGGTGTTGGATGCAGATGCCATCAATCTGCTTGCACGACATCCGGATTGGCTCCATAAATTACCAGCAGGAACGATACTGACACCTCATATTAAAGAATTTGAGAGATTATTCGGCCCCAGTAAATCTTGTTTTGACAGGGTGGAAAAATTGCGTAAAAACGCTTGTGACTACAATTTGATCATCGTACTCAAGGGAGCCCATACCGCGATCGGTCTTCCGGATGGCCATATTTATTTTAACAATACTGGCAATCCAGGCATGGCCACTGCTGGGACCGGCGATGTTCTGACTGGTATATTAACAGGCCTGGTGGCACAGGGTTATGACAGCCAGTCTGCAGCGTTGATTGGGACATTTATCCATGGATTTGCCGGGGACCTGGCCTACAAGGATTCCAGTTATGAATCATTGATCGCTTCAGATATCATCAAATATATGGGGCATGCCTTTCACACGATATTTCATGGCTGA
- a CDS encoding DUF937 domain-containing protein: protein MAINLLEMLQSQIGGELASQASKFLGESESNTSKAVGSILPTLLGSLAGKGSSESGARGILDFIKTNNIDGSILSNLGGLFSGGQGTDSLLNAGGGILKFLVGDKLGSIVDVISNVAGVKTGSSSSLLKMAAPLLMGFVGKYIKEKSIDALGLKNLLGGQRDFISKGVPSALSSVLGLASTAGNTASTASKMTSGGGSSNTSGGGNNMLKWLLPLLLLGALAYFLGRKGCSNSMESPAAAVTATMDAAKMAADSAAAAMKRVADSIAATVSKFSLPGGVELNAKKGSFTDKIATYFSDANATLDPNMAFAFDGVNFKTGSDSLTAESSAQLDELVAVLNAYATVAIKVVGHTDNVGNAAANKKLSDMRAKSVKAYLVGKGVAGARVATAGMGPDKPIADNATEEGKATNRRVEVVVTKK from the coding sequence ATGGCTATTAATCTTCTCGAAATGCTCCAATCTCAAATTGGTGGCGAGCTAGCAAGTCAAGCTAGTAAATTCTTAGGTGAATCTGAATCAAACACTTCAAAAGCAGTTGGATCCATTCTTCCAACGCTTCTAGGTAGCCTTGCAGGTAAAGGTTCTAGCGAATCTGGAGCCCGTGGTATATTAGATTTTATTAAAACCAATAATATTGATGGTAGCATCCTCAGCAATCTAGGTGGTTTGTTCTCCGGTGGACAAGGTACTGACAGTCTTTTGAATGCTGGTGGTGGAATACTCAAATTTCTGGTTGGTGACAAACTCGGATCTATCGTAGATGTCATCTCCAATGTAGCTGGTGTAAAGACTGGTTCTTCTTCATCGTTATTAAAAATGGCTGCACCTCTTTTAATGGGTTTTGTAGGTAAGTATATCAAAGAAAAATCAATTGATGCCTTAGGTTTAAAAAACTTATTAGGCGGACAACGTGATTTCATTTCTAAAGGGGTGCCTTCAGCTTTAAGTAGCGTATTAGGTCTTGCAAGTACTGCAGGTAACACTGCTTCTACTGCAAGCAAAATGACTTCAGGTGGTGGATCAAGCAATACTTCAGGTGGTGGCAACAATATGCTTAAATGGTTATTGCCTTTACTCTTATTAGGAGCTTTGGCTTATTTCTTAGGTCGTAAAGGCTGCTCAAATTCTATGGAGTCTCCAGCTGCTGCTGTAACGGCGACTATGGATGCAGCTAAAATGGCTGCTGACTCTGCAGCTGCTGCTATGAAGAGAGTGGCTGATAGTATAGCTGCCACAGTGAGCAAATTTTCTTTGCCAGGAGGTGTGGAACTAAATGCCAAAAAAGGAAGCTTTACTGACAAAATCGCTACTTATTTCTCTGATGCAAATGCCACTTTAGACCCAAATATGGCTTTTGCATTTGATGGTGTAAACTTCAAAACCGGATCAGATTCTTTGACTGCTGAATCATCAGCTCAATTGGATGAACTGGTCGCCGTATTGAATGCTTACGCTACTGTAGCTATTAAAGTAGTAGGTCATACAGACAACGTAGGCAATGCTGCTGCTAATAAAAAATTATCTGATATGAGAGCTAAATCTGTAAAAGCTTATCTTGTTGGAAAAGGTGTAGCCGGTGCAAGAGTAGCTACTGCAGGTATGGGACCTGACAAACCTATCGCTGACAATGCTACCGAAGAAGGCAAAGCAACCAATCGTCGTGTAGAAGTCGTCGTAACTAAGAAGTAA
- a CDS encoding PDZ domain-containing protein, with protein sequence MIKNLIRLTLTLSILLICLKISGQSVLNKFDIIGRQKKIDIPFQYENHFILLRVLLQKSFPLNFIFDTGAENTLLLKKEYSDLLGLKYDRRIKLLGSDHTEEMYALITRGIGFSFSPTVSYSQDILVLEQDFFQLEELTGLYVDGIMSGSFFKTYITHINYKSRYLSFIQPNAFRVSRKYVKVPIELSNGKIYVNATVSINNKKIPVKLLVDTGAGLPLLLYTDANPNFAPPEKSIPGKLGKGLGGFLEGHIGKINELQLESFKFPNTVTSFQQLDSSVTVQFQDPNQRNFRDGLIGNQLLNRFDIYIDYQKSIMYMSPIKDLSKEFNVDRSGMDILATGHELKQYIVSSVLPGSPAAKAGLKKGDFIKKVVGLSSNILSLDQIIAIFSRKGHRKIKVQYIRDGEIYKTVVELEDLI encoded by the coding sequence ATGATAAAAAACCTGATCAGACTGACCCTTACCTTATCAATCTTATTGATCTGTTTAAAGATTTCTGGCCAATCTGTCCTCAACAAATTCGATATAATTGGGCGCCAAAAAAAGATTGATATACCATTTCAATATGAGAATCACTTCATTTTATTGAGGGTCCTTCTGCAAAAATCATTTCCCCTCAATTTTATTTTTGATACGGGGGCAGAAAACACGCTTTTGCTCAAAAAAGAATATTCAGATCTACTAGGACTCAAATACGATAGGAGGATTAAACTTTTAGGATCCGATCACACAGAAGAAATGTATGCTTTAATCACCAGAGGTATAGGATTTAGCTTCTCGCCTACTGTATCCTATTCACAAGATATCCTGGTACTGGAACAAGATTTTTTTCAATTAGAAGAACTCACTGGCCTGTATGTGGATGGCATCATGAGTGGAAGCTTTTTCAAAACCTATATCACCCACATAAATTATAAATCCAGGTATCTTTCATTTATTCAGCCTAATGCGTTCAGAGTATCCCGCAAGTATGTCAAAGTGCCCATTGAATTAAGTAATGGCAAAATCTATGTCAACGCCACCGTCTCTATCAACAACAAGAAAATACCTGTGAAATTGCTGGTGGATACAGGCGCAGGCTTACCTTTACTATTGTATACCGACGCCAATCCAAATTTTGCTCCACCTGAAAAATCCATCCCTGGAAAGCTTGGTAAAGGACTGGGCGGGTTTCTTGAGGGGCATATCGGCAAGATCAATGAGTTGCAATTAGAGTCTTTTAAATTCCCTAATACTGTGACTAGTTTTCAACAACTGGATTCATCGGTAACCGTCCAATTTCAAGATCCTAACCAACGTAATTTTAGAGATGGACTCATTGGGAATCAATTGCTCAATCGGTTTGACATATATATTGACTATCAAAAAAGTATCATGTATATGAGCCCTATTAAAGATCTATCAAAAGAATTTAATGTGGATCGTAGCGGAATGGATATCCTGGCTACAGGTCATGAGCTCAAACAGTATATAGTAAGCTCTGTCCTACCAGGCTCGCCAGCGGCCAAAGCTGGCCTGAAAAAAGGTGATTTTATAAAAAAAGTAGTAGGCTTGTCATCCAACATTCTTTCCCTGGACCAGATCATTGCTATTTTCTCCAGGAAAGGTCATAGGAAAATAAAAGTCCAATATATCCGAGACGGCGAAATCTATAAAACAGTCGTAGAGCTTGAAGATTTGATTTAA
- a CDS encoding Gfo/Idh/MocA family oxidoreductase, whose translation MFRWGIIGLGRIAHKFAQELTQTSLGVVGAAASRDLAKAEDFTALYGGVPYGDYDDFISDASVDAVYVAVPHHLHFVLASKCIEKGIPVLCEKPFTINLHQSEALVALARARSVFLMEAMWTRFMPHILWLNEFCRQGSLGHMLHLKAEFCFKGKERGLTQGVSRLLQNELGGGALLDIGIYPIFLSLLLLGGPDEINAQAVIVNDIDESCNLLFKYNRGTTAYLESSIMYESAGQAILYFEQGSIIIPLRWHESNEIWILRPDGSKEIKKWDYPSRGFYYEMKEVQECVEADQKESKLMPLDFSLELTSTLDRVRKIIGLHYPADLG comes from the coding sequence ATGTTTAGATGGGGAATAATAGGGTTGGGGAGAATAGCGCACAAATTTGCTCAAGAATTAACTCAAACTAGCCTTGGAGTGGTAGGCGCTGCAGCATCAAGGGACTTGGCTAAAGCTGAGGACTTTACAGCATTATATGGAGGGGTGCCTTACGGTGATTACGATGATTTTATATCGGATGCCAGTGTGGATGCAGTATATGTTGCAGTACCTCACCATTTACACTTCGTTTTGGCTTCAAAATGCATTGAAAAAGGGATTCCTGTTCTATGTGAAAAACCTTTTACTATCAATCTTCATCAATCTGAGGCTTTGGTAGCTTTGGCCAGAGCGCGATCCGTATTCTTGATGGAGGCTATGTGGACACGATTTATGCCTCATATTTTATGGTTAAATGAATTTTGTCGGCAAGGTTCACTTGGACATATGCTACACTTAAAAGCGGAATTCTGTTTTAAAGGCAAAGAAAGGGGACTGACACAAGGGGTCTCCAGGTTACTTCAAAATGAATTGGGCGGTGGAGCACTTTTAGACATTGGCATCTATCCGATATTTTTAAGCTTGTTGTTATTGGGAGGTCCTGACGAAATCAACGCTCAGGCAGTCATCGTGAATGACATCGACGAATCCTGCAATTTGCTCTTTAAATATAATCGCGGCACTACTGCCTACCTCGAATCCAGCATCATGTATGAGTCAGCTGGTCAGGCTATTTTGTACTTTGAACAAGGCTCAATCATAATACCTCTTAGGTGGCATGAGTCAAACGAAATCTGGATCTTACGACCTGATGGCTCCAAAGAAATCAAGAAGTGGGATTATCCATCCCGAGGTTTTTATTACGAGATGAAAGAGGTCCAGGAATGTGTAGAAGCAGACCAAAAAGAGAGCAAGCTGATGCCTTTGGATTTTTCTTTAGAGCTCACGAGTACCTTAGATAGAGTCCGAAAAATAATTGGGTTACATTATCCTGCTGACTTGGGATAG
- the xseB gene encoding exodeoxyribonuclease VII small subunit, translating to MKKSNLHKSDLTYEQAKSALDKIIKDIQNENLSIDLLAEKIKQAQELITYCQMRLRNIESEVKSLIGDEEE from the coding sequence ATGAAAAAATCAAACCTACATAAATCGGATCTCACATACGAACAAGCAAAATCAGCACTGGATAAGATCATCAAGGACATTCAAAATGAAAACCTTTCAATTGATCTCCTGGCAGAAAAAATCAAACAGGCGCAGGAGCTTATCACTTATTGTCAAATGAGATTGAGGAATATTGAATCCGAAGTCAAATCACTCATAGGTGACGAAGAAGAATAA
- the xseA gene encoding exodeoxyribonuclease VII large subunit produces the protein MTPLSLFEINEYIRQVIALNFTEPVWIRAEINQCSFSRGHCYLDLIEKKEEGEDIIAQASAAIWYRNLKFIEHKTGPGLSQLLQKGVQVLLKVKIDYNERYGLKFNVEDIDTSFTLGQLELKRREVLNELEKKGLIEKNKKILLPVVIQKIAVISSERAAGLQDFISHLQENAYDFAFRCELFSAAMQGKNVEREVIRACLDILKEKEPYDAVIIIRGGGSKLDLSPFDGLRLCMQLADMPFPVITGIGHDIDQSIADLVAHTSLKTPTAVANYLIDHNVGFESSLFERLRHIETFAHQIIKDQNRRIQRSAESIKYLAIQTIQNHKFKLNQYRLDLNQRPLMMIKAYQLELDSAHKVLNLIDPYTLLQRGYSMTTKGGILIKNMQQVNAGDIIETRLAKGTISSIVK, from the coding sequence TTGACACCACTATCCTTATTTGAGATAAATGAATATATAAGACAGGTCATAGCACTCAATTTTACTGAACCTGTCTGGATCAGAGCTGAAATCAATCAATGTAGTTTTTCTAGAGGCCACTGTTATCTGGATCTTATAGAAAAAAAAGAAGAAGGCGAGGACATCATAGCCCAGGCAAGTGCTGCCATCTGGTATAGAAATCTGAAGTTTATCGAACATAAGACCGGTCCCGGATTGAGCCAATTGTTGCAAAAAGGAGTCCAGGTGCTCCTTAAAGTAAAAATCGATTACAATGAACGATACGGCCTCAAATTTAATGTCGAAGATATAGACACTTCCTTTACGCTGGGACAGCTGGAGCTAAAACGCAGAGAAGTACTGAATGAACTAGAAAAAAAAGGACTGATTGAAAAAAACAAAAAAATACTGTTACCAGTGGTAATACAAAAGATAGCTGTCATTTCATCAGAGCGCGCAGCAGGTCTGCAGGACTTTATCTCCCACTTGCAGGAAAACGCCTATGATTTTGCCTTCCGTTGTGAACTATTCTCTGCAGCCATGCAGGGAAAAAATGTAGAACGCGAAGTCATTCGTGCCTGCCTGGACATCCTCAAAGAAAAAGAACCTTATGATGCGGTGATCATCATCAGAGGCGGGGGATCCAAACTAGACCTTTCCCCCTTTGACGGACTTAGACTTTGTATGCAATTGGCAGATATGCCCTTTCCTGTCATCACCGGTATAGGACATGACATAGACCAATCTATTGCCGACCTGGTGGCCCACACCAGCTTAAAAACCCCAACCGCGGTGGCCAACTACCTGATAGATCACAATGTAGGCTTTGAGTCCAGCTTGTTTGAAAGGCTCAGGCATATCGAGACTTTTGCTCATCAGATCATTAAAGACCAAAATCGACGCATACAACGGTCTGCAGAATCTATTAAATACCTCGCAATTCAAACTATTCAAAATCATAAATTTAAGCTGAATCAGTACCGGTTAGATTTAAATCAAAGACCTTTGATGATGATCAAAGCCTATCAACTGGAGCTCGACAGTGCCCACAAGGTATTAAACCTGATAGATCCTTATACTTTATTGCAAAGAGGATATAGTATGACCACCAAAGGAGGTATACTGATTAAAAATATGCAGCAGGTCAATGCCGGCGACATCATAGAAACTCGCCTGGCGAAAGGCACTATATCCAGCATAGTTAAATAA